AAGTCCAACACGATATACCACTTAACTCTTTtggtaataaatttaaaatgtgatcCATATGtgtaaatttatgaaaaaattaatctaaatacGGTAAAAATTAGTTAAGAACGATAAATACTAAGATATGACTGATAAAAaacttttcaataatttaaactaaaaaaataatgattattcgtcaataatattcaaattttataaatgagcAAGATATGacatgtaaataattttatattaatcataaaatctTTCACATTTATTAATCTTAAGAGAGAAATATGTAAGATGACCAGATGATAagaataagtaaaaaaattaaactacaaaactataaaaattaagaGCACAAGATATCAAAATAAATGacttcaaactttttaaatcttattattaaatattgtaattaaaatgttataaaaatgaatattttaaaataaattttaattttaatttgacttctctatttcttcaatttaagaaaaatcaaaattgaataaaataaatgcaataaaattAGCACTTATGGTATGCATatgataaaaagtaaaagtttaaATGTTGGGTGTTATAtgtgttatattattatagattaTAGATAATAATTTGTTTGACTACAATAAATACACTTCAATTAAATTCAAAACTTATCTCCACAGCcgtaattataataataattacaattaaaacGTATAATTAAATACTCCTATTCTTAATTAAGTGGTaactttcttttaaaagaaagtCAACTTTTATTGCACGTACAAAATGTGAAGCGTACACAGGCAAAAGGCCAAACAATGTGGGGCCAAAGAAGCCAAAAATCGACCGTTAGATTTCCCTGTTCTCAGGCTCCGTCCTCGTAGTTCTCACACACTCCAATGTtgtactctctctctctctctctctctctctctctctctcttacacatttcaaaattcaaactttCAAAATCACTGAACAAAGCTTCGCCTTTCttataaacattattattacATCCTTACCCCATTGTTATGTATGTTATCATGTTCTTTCTATTAGCTCTATGCAAATGCATCGCCTTTCACTTGCTTCTAATAAACCAAAGCATCTTCGGTGATATACGTTCTTTCTATTAGCTCAAATaaatttgttgttgtgttgttgtTGGTTGTGCACTCTTTTGTAGAAATCATgagggaagaaaaagaaaacccttCAGAGAACAGGTCCAAAGTTTCAAAATTATCTGATCAAAACCAACCCCCAAAGCCTCAAACCACCAAGGGAACCAACCCCAACAACAACGGCTCCAAAACCAGGTTGTGGGGTGCTCACATTGTGAAGGGTTTCTCTGCTGACAAAAAAGCAAAGCCCTTTGCCACCAAAAAACAAACACTAACATCTTCAACAGCAACCTCGGAGAATGTCGTTGTTGCAAACCAGAAGAGCAACGGCAGCAACCCTTTTGTACCTTCTCATTCCAGAGTGAAGAGGTCTCTCATAGGTGACTTGTCATGTTCAATCAACCCTGCTCAGGTTCATCCACATGCATTCCCAACTCACAGGAGACAGTCTTCCACTGATTTGTTCACTGAGTTGGACCACATGAGGGGGTTGTTGCAAGAGTCTAAGGAGAGGGAGTGCAAGCTGAATGCTGAGCTGGCAGAGTGTAGGAAGAGGGTGAGTGAGGTGGATGAGATTGTGAAGAGGGTTGGGTTGTTGGAACAGGAGAAGGTCACTCTCACTGAGCAATTGGCTGCATTGACTTGTGAGGAAGTGAAAGGGGAAGTAGAACAGCACAAGGAAGTGAAAGTGCAGAATCTTGAGCTGGAAGTTGTGGAGTTGAGGAGGCTGAATAAGGAGCTGCAGATGCAGAAACGGAACCTCACTTGCAGGCTTTCTTCTATTGAGGCTCAATCACATTGTCCTGATAAATCTTCTGAGGTTCATTTCTCAATTTCActcatttgaaatttataagATACTAAAACATCTTatatgttttatgtttcatttGGTGAATTGTTGGGTAGGAACTGTTAGAAGACATGGTGCTTCATTACTTGTGAGTGTGGTCATGCTAGGATAAATTTTCACTTGTGATGAGAAGAAGGTAAAATGAATTAACATTCACCAAAAATGGATTAAACACAACTCAAGTTTTGAAGTTAGATGAaagaatttcaattaaaattaaagtacaTAAGTTAAATTCAATTTGTGAGGGAATCTTACCCCTTATGAGTGTTTCTGGAGTGATAtgttatttttctgaaattttttattgaaataataagaCCTTTAGTCTGAaacaattaatttgaatttaaattatacaatcaaCGCTTCATTAGCTAATTCACTCATATTCGCTACAAAATGATGGAAATTTTGAAGTATTTCATTAATCAAATTTCAGTTGCTCATTGATTTGTTTTGCATATTTTTCTCTACTTTGAATACGAGCTACTAAGATGTGGTATATCTTTCCCTAGTGTCTTGCATTTAACTCATCCATTTATATATTGCAAATTTGTTTTATCTCAAGTTAAGATATATACGTCTCAAGCCTAGGACTAGATATACAACAAATTTATAGCATGCACCATACATGTCATTTCTGTACatttgagttaaacttaaagttcacttttttaGATGATACTAGAGCtagtaatagtgagataaataaGTTCCGAACAAGTTCTATATCTCTCTATTTCTGAATAAGAGAGGTTCATCTagattaatgttaattttttatttggatcCATATGCTATCTACTGTTATGTAGTTAGTCATGCCAGTTTCTTTCAAGATGTCTAAAGCATATTTCCTTGGAGAAACCACAATACATTCCTTTCACTGAGCCATTTCAATGCCTAAAATGTATTGAGGTttccaagatctttggtttagAAGTGATTACATAAGTGTAGCTGAGAGATTCTAGtagcatcatttcctgtaacgACTATGGCAATACAAAACTGAATGATTTCCCCCACTTACAAAAGTTTGAACAATGTGAATGAATTTTTCCAAACCAAACACGAAGAAATTGCTTTAGACCATAGAAAGACTGATATAACTTACAAACCAACCATATAAATCTCCTCTTCTAGATCATCAcgaaagaaaacatttttttttatatctaattgATGAAGAGGCCAATGACTTATACCACCAATAAAAAGCATAAATTATTATGCATGCTTATAAAATAGGATCCTTTACCTAGTATAGGGCATCAGATATTTCTTCGGTTGTGATATTTAGATATTTAGAGAGTATTGCTATGTTTTGCAACCGTTTTGGCTCAAGTACATTAAAAAGCCCAAACTTTGTCAATTAACATGTTAGCACCCTAAACAACCATGTAACTTTAGTTTCAAAAATCTATCGCAAAACCTAAACTAAACTTACAATAGCTTAATACAGCGAGTCATTGTTTCCAAAGCATTGTCGTAGACATGAATGGTGACCACAACAACACAAGATCACATGCTAGGTACAACATCAAACTTTAGCTAAGTTAAAGCTATAAATGTAATCTTACCCCAAAAAAACTAacatacataaaagaaaaaggaaaatctaACGGTTGATGTATAAAAGACaatatctatttattattaGGAGACTTACGAGTAGAGGGCTTTTTCAGTAGAAGCATTGGTAGTTTTCTTAACAAACAAAGCTAGATTAATATTATGCAACATTCCAACAAACAAAGCATAAATTATTATGCATGTTTATTTAATAGGATCCTCTACCTAGTATTAGAGCTTTGGAGAGGGTATTCGTATGTTTTGGCAACCATTTTGGCtcaaatacatttcaaaaaCGACAAGCAgcaaaatctatatatatatatatatatataaaccaacATTACGATAACTTATTTAAGCTAGACACTGTTAACAAAACATTATCATAGTTAGACGTGAATAGCTGGATGCTAGGCCATAACATCCAACTTCAACTAAGTTAAAGTTGTACATATAATGCTGCTTGGTGAACTTGCTTGAGTTTTGCTGATTgcccttttcttttttgtgaGCAGAGTGACGTTGTTGCCAAAATTAAAGCCGAGGCATCATTGCTGAGGGTCACGAATGAAGACCTATGCAAACAAGTGGAAGGTTTGCAGATAAGCAGATTGAATGAGGTTGAAGAGCTTGCCTACTTGAGGTGGGTGAATTCATGTTTAAGAAACGAGTTGAAGAACACATGCTCAGCATTGGATTCTGATAAGCCATCTAGTCCTCACACGGTTGTGAGCAGTAGTGGAGATTGTGTAAGTTCTTTCTCTGATCAAGCCAATAGGTACTTAAATTGTGGCAGTGCAAATAGGTTCAACATGATGAAGAAGCCAAAAAAGTGGCCCATAACATCACAAGAAGAGTTTCAAGGCAGTCTCATTGAGAAAAATTGTATTGAATCAGATGTTGCAGGGGGAAGCCCCAGAAGAAGGCACTCTATCAGTGGATCAAACTACTCAGAGGAAGAGGTTGTTTTGAGTAAGAGAAGACAGTCTGATTATTTTGTATGTTCAAAGGAAATGGAAAAGGAATCAGTGTCATTGTCTTTTCAACAATCTGGTGTGGAGGTTGTCCAAAGACCACAATATTTTGGAAATTGCCAAGAAACTAACAAGCTTTTGGTTTCTTCAGATGTTGAGAAAAGGGCCCTACGCATTCCTAATCCTCCTCCAAGACCTTCATGTTCTATTTCaagcaaaataaaagaagaaagttcTGCTCAAGTTCTACCTCCCCCACCTCCACCTCCTCCCCCACCTCCTATGAATTTTGCATCAAAAAGTAACACAGCAACTGTGAAAAGAGCCCCACAAGTGGTGGAATTGTATCATTCACTTATGAAGAGAGACTCTAGAAAGGATTCTTCAAATGGAGGACTATCTGATGCACCGGATGTTGCTGATGTTCGTAGCAGCATGATTGGAGAAATTGAAAACCGTTCATCACACTTGCTTGCTGTGAGTACCTTTCCACTTTATGCACATAATTTAGACTGCTTACATGAGAAattcttttatcataattaattgaattttttgcCTCACATCAACATGACTTATAACTTTCCCTTGATATGCAGATAAAGGCAGATATTGAGACTCAGGGAGAATTTGTGAATTCATTGATTAGAGAGGTGAAGAACGCAGTTTATCAGAACATAGAAGATGTGGTGGCATTTGTGAAGTGGCTAGATGATGAACTGTGTTTCCTTgtaagtttcttttttcttatgaCCTGTGCATCTTGAAATTATGCCTTGTAAACAGGTCCCAATTATCCATCACAGAATTGAAATTTGtgattgttattattgttcatCACAGAATTAATCTATTTCTGaattttatgcttaaatttgcCATCTGATAGAAATATGATTGTGTGCTTTCAAAGGTGGATGAGAGAGCAGTCCTTAAGCATTTTGATTGGCCAGAGAAGAAAGCCGACACATTAAGAGAAGCAGCATTTGGGTATCAAGATTTGAAGAAATTAGAATCTGAAGTTTACTCCTACAAGGATGATCCTCGTCTACCTTGTGATATTGCTCTAAAGAAAATGGTTGCATTGTCTGAAAAGTAAGCTACTTAAATATCACAAAAGCATTCTGCATCACCCctgcaaaaagagaaaaaagtgtTTGAAGTCCTAAATTTAGTTGTCTTTGCAATAACACACGCATTTGTGTTACATTGTCAGGATGGAGCGTACAGTTCATAACCTTCTTCGCACAAGAGAGTCACTAATGCGTCACTGCAAGGAGTTTCAAATTCCCATAGAATGGATGCTTGACAATGGAACTATTGGCAAGGTACACGTACTCTGCAATGTGCATCAATCTtgcaaaatgtaaaaaatttataacataCAAGAGCTCAAGATATATTAGTATTCTTGAGCAATTGGTTCTGCAGAACAGAAAAAACAATGTGCCAGTATccattttattaatatgaaattaagcATACAAGGAATTGATGTGTGAGCCATAAATTAAGGATTAGGCTGGCAAATAGGTCTTTTTCAACAACCTTCTACCAAGATTATTGTAAAGTTCTATCTGACATTGCTTCTTtcttttagagtttttttataCAAGTCCACATAACATTTAATTCTACAATCAACTTTTGCAGATAAAGCTAAGCTCAGTTAAATTGGCTAAAAAGTATATGAAAAGGGTAGCTATGGAACTTCAGGTAAAGTCAGCATTAGAAAAAGATCCTGCAATGGATTACATGCTTCTCCAAGGAGTGAGATTTGCTTTTCGAATCCATCAGGTTTGTAGTCCAATCTATTTCAGTATCTCAGTACATCCTTCTgaagctatatatatatatatatatattactgtACTGTAATTTGTAACTAAAGTAACAACACTCTTTCTAGAATcattattctctttttctaaatATAACTGCATTTAGTAACATGTTAGTAAATTTTGTGAATGCAGTTTGCTGGAGGATTTGATGCAGAAACAATGCATGCATTTGAGGAGCTTCGCAATCTGGCTTCTCTTCTTAACAAAACATAAGATGGAG
This window of the Vigna angularis cultivar LongXiaoDou No.4 chromosome 7, ASM1680809v1, whole genome shotgun sequence genome carries:
- the LOC108337173 gene encoding protein CHUP1, chloroplastic, producing MREEKENPSENRSKVSKLSDQNQPPKPQTTKGTNPNNNGSKTRLWGAHIVKGFSADKKAKPFATKKQTLTSSTATSENVVVANQKSNGSNPFVPSHSRVKRSLIGDLSCSINPAQVHPHAFPTHRRQSSTDLFTELDHMRGLLQESKERECKLNAELAECRKRVSEVDEIVKRVGLLEQEKVTLTEQLAALTCEEVKGEVEQHKEVKVQNLELEVVELRRLNKELQMQKRNLTCRLSSIEAQSHCPDKSSESDVVAKIKAEASLLRVTNEDLCKQVEGLQISRLNEVEELAYLRWVNSCLRNELKNTCSALDSDKPSSPHTVVSSSGDCVSSFSDQANRYLNCGSANRFNMMKKPKKWPITSQEEFQGSLIEKNCIESDVAGGSPRRRHSISGSNYSEEEVVLSKRRQSDYFVCSKEMEKESVSLSFQQSGVEVVQRPQYFGNCQETNKLLVSSDVEKRALRIPNPPPRPSCSISSKIKEESSAQVLPPPPPPPPPPPMNFASKSNTATVKRAPQVVELYHSLMKRDSRKDSSNGGLSDAPDVADVRSSMIGEIENRSSHLLAIKADIETQGEFVNSLIREVKNAVYQNIEDVVAFVKWLDDELCFLVDERAVLKHFDWPEKKADTLREAAFGYQDLKKLESEVYSYKDDPRLPCDIALKKMVALSEKMERTVHNLLRTRESLMRHCKEFQIPIEWMLDNGTIGKIKLSSVKLAKKYMKRVAMELQVKSALEKDPAMDYMLLQGVRFAFRIHQFAGGFDAETMHAFEELRNLASLLNKT